tttttatgtaaaataattttttactgttttaaattcattacattttttataataattttaaaagttttaaaattgctttttgCAAGTTTTATTCTTgttgttatttttcttaattattgttttactttcttttatttaaaacactttgaattaccattgtttacaaaatttaaaaccataaaaaaaatattgtggttttaacaagccaccaatAAAAGGCTATCCtattatccccccccccccccccacacccccaTATTGATGATGTTTATTTTGTGTACGGACCTCTGTACGATAAATTTAGTCTAGTGAATTTACTAGTCTTTTGCTCACTTCTGGAAATagtctaaaaatattaaatgtgaattaaaactagataataaatgtaattaatgaatGTCTTTTACCTCAGGTTTGAAAGGCCTGCAGTATGGCGTGTGCAAAGCAATCTGCTACAGAGTACCTCGAAAATACCAGGAGAGACCTGGTGAAACACATGAAAAACCTTCCTCAGATCATTGAGAAGCTTTATGACAAGAAGGTTTTCAATGACGATAACGTCAATGATCTGAAAGCCGAGGACACAGAGTTTGATAAAGCCAGATGTATACTGGACTGGGTCATTAAAAAAGGTAAACTGGCCAGTTATGAATTACTCAAGATTCTGGATAACAGTAAGAAGAGGACATTAGATCCTGCATTACACTCCTGGATCAGCTATTTTCCCTTCAGAGATGAAGACGCAGAGCCCAGCTGTTTATTTGgtgggtagaaaaaaaaaatcattttggtaaaagtaaaaaaaaaatccaatacaattgttgatgctttttttttgtgctaatttTAGGTACAAAGCCCTGTAAAGAGTACCAGACACAGCTCAAAAAGAAAGCAGAAAGTACACTGAAGGACCAAAGGGAAAGTTGCTGTAAATATCTGGATGACAAGGTACAAGGAAACTTCAGTTTTATTCCTCTTGTTTTAGAGACTGGCTCTGCAGTAAAACCTCCTCAagacaaaatatatttgaaaaacaaaaaatacaaaaagcttCGCCCCAAGAAACTGAGAGATTACATTCCTACCGAGGGTCAAGCGTTATCACCTGAGGACCTCCTGAGATGGAAGGACAAAAGCATCCTCATCATCGGCAAACCTGGAGTAGGAAAGACTACAGTTGTCCAGGAAATGCTGCGTGTTTGGGCAGAGAAGGATGACAGAGAGATAGACTACATGTTTTACTTTGATCAAAGTGTTCTGGCTCACAATAGTGTTGCCAGCTTGGAATCTCTTTTGTTTGATGTGTATATGAAACCAatggaaaaagacaaaaaagaagtGTTTCAAGATATTGAGGAAAATTCTGAGAATGTTGTCATCGTGTTTGATGGTGTGATGGATTTGGGAAAAAAATCCATCTTGTGGAAGATCATGAAGCACGAGCTCCTGCCGGATGCCAAGATTGTGATCACATGCAGATCAGAGGAGGAAGATGAACCACTGTTCTCTGACTGGCCGACACGGACCGTGTATGTACAAGGATTCAGCGCAGAGTCTATCAACACTTACTATCAGAAGATGTTGGGTCATGATCCTGTTCTTCTAGAAGTTGTTTTAAAGAATCAAGAGCTCTTCAGTCTTAGTCATGTTCCATTGTATGCATTCATGATTGTAGACTTGATTAAGTTTAAAAATGACACCGTATGCAACTATCATCACACAGtcactgaaatgtacatccac
The genomic region above belongs to Carassius gibelio isolate Cgi1373 ecotype wild population from Czech Republic chromosome A11, carGib1.2-hapl.c, whole genome shotgun sequence and contains:
- the LOC128021912 gene encoding nucleotide-binding oligomerization domain-containing protein 2, giving the protein MACAKQSATEYLENTRRDLVKHMKNLPQIIEKLYDKKVFNDDNVNDLKAEDTEFDKARCILDWVIKKGKLASYELLKILDNSKKRTLDPALHSWISYFPFRDEDAEPSCLFGTKPCKEYQTQLKKKAESTLKDQRESCCKYLDDKVQGNFSFIPLVLETGSAVKPPQDKIYLKNKKYKKLRPKKLRDYIPTEGQALSPEDLLRWKDKSILIIGKPGVGKTTVVQEMLRVWAEKDDREIDYMFYFDQSVLAHNSVASLESLLFDVYMKPMEKDKKEVFQDIEENSENVVIVFDGVMDLGKKSILWKIMKHELLPDAKIVITCRSEEEDEPLFSDWPTRTVYVQGFSAESINTYYQKMLGHDPVLLEVVLKNQELFSLSHVPLYAFMIVDLIKFKNDTVCNYHHTVTEMYIHIFRLAVKKHGNKQNKQIDKYLKEKKDQIHRLMKNAFDGTMKKCLNLPDFSSDETDICHAFLKMITTTDSPTSATTHCAFLHNTMQEFFSALWLLGHSDEIEKVLQLCQTEEHKHMRYVLPFLCGLLSEHNTRLLKCLFPEDQIQKTSDWLIEKLVDTFLQAQSEEFDLLYVCQCLYELQSPEACLMFLEKMNHQIEPEVDLDPHQCCALSYVIGQSRDKEVYLNLDDCDVADVGMIMLLSCSPNIRLKTCKEPLKQIIFFVEFFHKSLNQCDCKLFEVRGRDNPGTLNALLDLCSHVKNYETQTGRSFLPALQSCFQLRDDVWIIDLSERKCSVLLEVLKLQTEKKPVELRGLSEKERDVKSLLQCLPHISQLR